One segment of Deferribacterota bacterium DNA contains the following:
- a CDS encoding MarR family transcriptional regulator: MKKGTISDVSRSLIEIAWYFGPKGLNGECCENLTMPEFIALDKVSTTPHCAVQDIGYRLGFTKSGATRVVNRLEKKGYIKKIKSNEDGRICCVEITKAGEHILSSANAYYMKQLHIIAAKMPEYTMEDIIKLIASMAKAMEE; the protein is encoded by the coding sequence ATGAAAAAAGGTACTATTTCAGATGTAAGTAGGTCGTTAATAGAAATTGCTTGGTACTTTGGCCCTAAAGGTCTAAATGGTGAGTGCTGTGAAAACCTTACTATGCCAGAATTCATAGCATTAGATAAAGTCTCAACCACACCTCATTGCGCAGTACAAGATATCGGTTATCGCCTCGGTTTTACAAAAAGTGGCGCAACTAGAGTTGTTAACCGACTTGAAAAAAAAGGATATATTAAAAAGATTAAATCCAATGAAGATGGAAGAATCTGTTGCGTGGAAATAACAAAGGCCGGAGAACACATTTTATCGTCTGCTAATGCCTATTATATGAAACAACTTCATATCATCGCTGCAAAGATGCCAGAGTATACAATGGAAGACATAATTAAATTAATTGCATCAATGGCAAAAGCTATGGAGGAATAA
- a CDS encoding HD domain-containing protein, whose product MVNYSDLLGEIGIKHRFRDPIYGFIWLTEDELEMVDSELFQRLRRIHQLALTKYVYPAAENTRFPHSLGVLQSATNIFLELYRNNYNSLNEVMGDTVKFFKVLRFAALLHDIGHMPFSHATEDIFLNEGTTHEDVSKHIVLNYEPFLSIFNKNNINPKVVANLFKGKLTSKYRFLKQILSDSFDADRADYLLRDSYMCGVKYGLYDFQRFISSFDFSRETESFTIKYGNIHSVESLILARYYYNMQVPFHRTRKGYDIVLKKFIEMHKDEIDCGIFTKDSGLDIDYDKFFLFDDNYIFEIIKRKYREKDKLATTLLRGKNKLHAVFDLEVKAEEKEYADEYNGFIQELKEKGFKENEDYFKFKETIKIHKLIKQSDEKEETGYVVIKDGEKYDLLDLSVILEILKEPIVIYRVYIISEKKEEAEKIYKNLKERLKK is encoded by the coding sequence TTGGTAAATTACTCAGATCTTCTAGGGGAAATTGGTATAAAACATAGATTCAGAGATCCTATTTATGGTTTTATCTGGCTTACAGAAGATGAACTGGAAATGGTGGATTCTGAGCTTTTTCAGCGATTGAGACGTATTCATCAATTAGCACTAACTAAATATGTTTATCCAGCAGCAGAAAATACAAGATTTCCGCATTCTTTGGGTGTTTTACAATCTGCTACTAACATATTTCTTGAGTTATATCGCAATAACTATAATAGTTTAAATGAGGTGATGGGTGATACTGTAAAGTTTTTTAAAGTATTACGTTTTGCTGCTCTTTTGCATGATATTGGACACATGCCATTTTCTCATGCGACTGAAGATATATTTTTGAATGAAGGTACTACCCATGAAGATGTAAGTAAACATATTGTATTGAATTATGAACCTTTTTTGAGTATTTTTAATAAGAATAACATCAACCCTAAAGTTGTAGCGAATCTTTTCAAAGGAAAATTAACAAGTAAATATAGGTTTTTAAAACAAATTCTTTCAGATTCATTTGATGCTGATAGAGCGGATTACTTGCTACGCGATTCTTATATGTGTGGGGTGAAATATGGGTTATATGATTTCCAAAGATTTATAAGTAGTTTTGATTTTTCAAGAGAGACTGAAAGTTTTACAATAAAGTATGGTAATATCCATTCAGTGGAATCACTTATATTAGCTAGGTACTACTATAATATGCAAGTACCCTTTCATAGAACAAGAAAGGGTTACGATATAGTTCTTAAAAAATTTATTGAAATGCATAAGGATGAAATTGATTGTGGAATTTTTACTAAAGATAGTGGTTTAGATATAGATTATGATAAATTTTTTCTTTTTGATGATAATTATATATTTGAGATTATTAAAAGAAAGTACAGAGAAAAGGATAAACTTGCAACAACTTTATTGAGAGGAAAAAATAAACTTCATGCTGTGTTTGACTTAGAAGTAAAAGCAGAAGAAAAAGAATATGCAGATGAATACAATGGATTTATTCAAGAGTTAAAAGAAAAAGGTTTTAAAGAAAATGAAGATTATTTTAAGTTTAAAGAAACTATAAAAATTCATAAGTTGATTAAACAAAGTGATGAGAAGGAAGAAACGGGCTATGTAGTTATTAAGGATGGCGAAAAATATGACTTGCTTGATTTATCTGTAATTTTGGAAATATTAAAAGAACCCATTGTAATTTATAGGGTTTATATTATATCAGAAAAAAAAGAAGAAGCCGAAAAAATATATAAAAACTTAAAAGAACGGCTTAAAAAATAA
- a CDS encoding permease — MNNLMNTIQYFLIITTELTVLFLGISTVVALILMYIPQEKLKQWLTRRGIWGNFLGAVVGSLTPFCACSTIPMTLGMLNAGAPFGPIMSFVIASPLLNPIIISMIWALMGIKACLFYFGVTFMGSVIFGIFLEKIGGAKYVKRVRIKSNCCNTTPDSANSPIVFSGKLKASFFSAWSDFRAVLVYLLVGVAIGAGIYGYVPQDLVVNIAGANNPVAIPVAASIGVPLYIRAETAIPIGLALLQKGMSMGAVIALIIGGAGMAIPEMSMLASIFKVRLVCSIVVVIWTTAVVGGYLFNSII; from the coding sequence ATGAACAACCTGATGAATACCATTCAATATTTTTTGATCATCACTACTGAGTTAACAGTTCTTTTTTTAGGCATTAGCACAGTTGTTGCACTAATACTAATGTATATACCCCAAGAAAAACTCAAACAGTGGCTCACAAGACGTGGAATTTGGGGCAACTTTCTAGGTGCCGTAGTTGGTTCGCTCACCCCTTTTTGCGCATGCTCAACCATACCAATGACACTTGGTATGCTAAACGCTGGAGCACCCTTTGGACCGATTATGTCATTCGTCATTGCCTCCCCTTTGCTAAACCCCATTATTATTAGTATGATCTGGGCCCTAATGGGGATAAAAGCGTGTTTATTCTATTTCGGAGTTACTTTTATGGGATCGGTGATCTTCGGTATTTTTCTTGAAAAAATCGGTGGGGCAAAATATGTTAAACGCGTGAGGATTAAGTCAAACTGTTGTAACACTACCCCAGATTCTGCTAATAGTCCTATAGTATTTTCTGGAAAATTAAAAGCATCATTTTTCTCCGCATGGAGTGATTTCAGAGCTGTTCTAGTTTATCTGCTTGTTGGTGTTGCAATAGGTGCTGGAATTTATGGATACGTCCCACAAGACCTCGTGGTAAACATAGCTGGAGCCAACAACCCAGTTGCCATTCCTGTCGCAGCTAGTATTGGTGTTCCTCTTTACATAAGAGCTGAAACAGCCATTCCAATTGGTTTAGCTTTATTGCAAAAAGGCATGAGCATGGGAGCAGTTATTGCTCTAATAATCGGAGGCGCTGGTATGGCGATACCTGAAATGTCCATGCTTGCAAGTATTTTTAAGGTGCGCCTAGTTTGCTCAATCGTTGTTGTCATTTGGACAACAGCAGTTGTAGGCGGATACTTATTTAACTCAATAATTTAA
- a CDS encoding DUF2281 domain-containing protein: MELKELILKEIENIPEKYLAEVLDFIRFLETKALEEGNRTAIASETSLKKDWLRHKEDEAWQDL, encoded by the coding sequence ATGGAGCTTAAAGAATTAATATTAAAGGAAATTGAAAATATTCCTGAGAAGTATCTTGCAGAGGTACTGGATTTTATACGTTTTTTAGAGACAAAAGCGTTGGAAGAAGGGAATAGAACAGCAATTGCCAGCGAAACGTCCCTTAAGAAAGATTGGCTAAGACACAAGGAGGATGAAGCTTGGCAAGATTTGTAA